A portion of the Granulosicoccus antarcticus IMCC3135 genome contains these proteins:
- a CDS encoding ABC transporter ATP-binding protein — MNDPVSNSQPVVSGRDLGKCFGERWLVRHSAIDIMPGESVALLGESGAGKSTLLNLIAGLEPFDEGELQVAGYKLASGEVDPDASAELRRTQIGFVFQAFHLLPHLSVEQNVALPLLLMGTKPEAALPEALSFLDRLGLANLAAKRPSTLSGGEQQRVALARSLVHRPALLLADEPTGNLDPESAERALSLMKSVVDESRCALILVTHSDHAASICDRRLRLADGRLSIDKAGSS, encoded by the coding sequence ATGAATGATCCTGTTTCAAATTCGCAGCCTGTGGTCAGTGGTCGCGATCTGGGCAAGTGCTTTGGTGAACGCTGGCTCGTCCGGCACAGCGCCATTGACATCATGCCGGGTGAATCAGTGGCATTGCTGGGAGAGTCGGGTGCGGGCAAGTCCACCTTGCTGAACCTGATTGCCGGGCTTGAGCCCTTTGATGAGGGGGAGCTGCAAGTGGCCGGCTACAAGCTGGCATCGGGAGAGGTTGATCCGGATGCAAGTGCTGAATTGCGTCGCACACAAATCGGCTTTGTCTTTCAGGCGTTTCATCTGCTGCCGCACCTGTCTGTCGAGCAAAACGTGGCATTGCCATTATTGCTGATGGGTACAAAACCGGAGGCCGCCTTGCCAGAAGCCTTGTCGTTTCTGGATCGCCTGGGTCTTGCGAACCTGGCGGCAAAACGACCCTCCACCTTATCCGGTGGTGAGCAACAGCGAGTCGCGCTTGCCCGCTCTTTGGTGCATCGTCCGGCACTGCTGCTGGCCGATGAGCCCACGGGGAACCTGGACCCTGAATCTGCCGAACGGGCATTGAGCCTGATGAAATCAGTGGTCGATGAATCGCGCTGTGCACTCATTCTTGTGACCCACTCGGATCATGCAGCGAGCATCTGCGATCGTCGATTGCGACTGGCTGATGGTCGACTGTCGATTGATAAGGCGGGAAGTTCATAG
- a CDS encoding FtsX-like permease family protein encodes MNVPLIRWLAISCWRQQPGPLLAAVFAIAMGVSLGLGINLVNASALSEFDDAISLINGDAQYQLTGALDSIDDEILSVVEQDPDVVAASPIISMNLPLSQAQGAENLPESIPLIALDIFRAAKVAPSLLPRADESLEGGAGSAVFSDEAIFLSAAAQREFQRKVGESLPVLVNGQVVQLIVSGDVPGVDDQTSIAIMDIGAAQWRLGWLGKLSRIDLRLAEGVDPQAWLARVQEDPLLATANVRLDRPDSGKQRMSNLSRAYRVNLNVLALVALLTGGFIVFATLDLAVTRLIPTLSLVSVMGATSAFRLRLVLILSVVLGVLGALLGIGLGIALAWALLGLVGGDLGGGFFAASRPSLSLPVSSLTLFFMLGVIAAVAGGLSPALKLRHLSPAQALKGGQSLILSARLSPLWISLSLFVVGTGLLFLPAINGLPIAAYLAIACWLFAGVLVVSPLLGVVAKALSQWRLTQRRPMLMMAVMRLNSAHQRAFPALAGVVASFALVCAMAMMVFSFRVSVDEWLEGVLPASLYVRVPTTGANAAFSATDRDSLSAIEGISKIQFARNLDLVIDPERPSVELVARTINTSNPDADLPITGTVLALADKDPECTLIYVSEPASVLYQWGVGDHVSLPLSSNSVGETCFQVGGIWRDYASQSGAIAISREDYVQLSGDESVSGASIWLDDGVNASQVVSAIRTQLGTLSELQIRSAEDIRALSLHIFDRSFAVTYVLEAVALLVSLFGVATTYSGEALSRTREFGMLRHLGVTRRQISALFVYESLFCISLGVLWGALLGAAISQVLIQRVNPQSFNWTMQTHWPLDQLSGAAMILVVLGAFTATIAARKAAGRGPIEAVRTDW; translated from the coding sequence ATGAATGTTCCGCTGATTCGATGGCTGGCAATTTCGTGCTGGCGCCAACAGCCTGGCCCATTATTGGCCGCCGTCTTCGCCATTGCCATGGGCGTCTCGCTGGGGCTGGGTATCAACCTGGTCAATGCCTCTGCATTGAGTGAGTTCGATGACGCTATCAGCCTCATCAATGGTGATGCCCAGTATCAGCTGACAGGGGCACTGGATTCGATCGACGACGAGATTCTATCGGTGGTTGAGCAGGATCCGGATGTGGTGGCTGCCAGTCCCATCATTTCAATGAACCTGCCGTTGTCGCAGGCGCAGGGCGCTGAGAACTTGCCTGAGAGCATACCGTTAATCGCTCTGGATATTTTCAGGGCGGCCAAGGTTGCCCCCTCCTTGTTGCCTCGGGCTGATGAGTCACTCGAAGGTGGGGCAGGCAGTGCTGTGTTCAGTGACGAGGCAATATTTCTGTCAGCCGCGGCGCAGCGTGAATTTCAACGCAAGGTCGGGGAGAGTTTGCCAGTACTGGTAAACGGTCAGGTTGTTCAGCTCATTGTCAGTGGCGATGTTCCGGGTGTGGATGATCAGACATCGATTGCCATCATGGATATCGGTGCAGCGCAGTGGCGTCTAGGCTGGCTGGGGAAATTGTCGCGCATTGATCTGCGTCTGGCAGAGGGGGTGGATCCGCAGGCCTGGCTTGCGCGAGTGCAGGAGGACCCACTGCTTGCTACTGCCAATGTGCGTCTGGATCGTCCCGATAGCGGCAAGCAGCGTATGTCGAATCTGTCTCGCGCCTATCGGGTGAACCTGAACGTGCTGGCATTGGTGGCACTGCTGACAGGCGGGTTCATTGTGTTTGCGACGCTGGATCTGGCGGTGACGCGACTGATACCCACTCTGTCACTGGTCTCGGTGATGGGGGCAACGTCAGCCTTTCGTTTGCGCCTGGTGCTGATCTTGTCTGTGGTGCTGGGTGTGCTGGGAGCCCTTCTGGGCATCGGCTTGGGTATTGCGTTGGCCTGGGCGTTATTGGGGCTTGTTGGCGGTGATCTGGGTGGTGGCTTCTTTGCTGCCTCCAGGCCCTCGCTGTCACTACCTGTGAGCTCATTGACTCTGTTTTTCATGTTGGGTGTCATTGCCGCTGTGGCCGGAGGATTATCACCAGCGCTCAAGCTACGCCATCTATCGCCAGCGCAGGCACTCAAAGGCGGGCAATCATTGATACTGAGCGCTCGACTTTCACCGCTGTGGATCAGTTTGAGCCTGTTCGTTGTGGGGACGGGACTGTTGTTTCTGCCTGCGATCAATGGCCTGCCTATTGCAGCCTATCTGGCGATTGCCTGCTGGTTGTTTGCCGGTGTGCTGGTTGTCTCGCCATTGCTGGGTGTGGTGGCGAAGGCTTTGTCACAGTGGCGTCTGACGCAAAGGCGGCCCATGTTGATGATGGCTGTCATGCGTTTGAATAGTGCTCATCAGCGTGCGTTTCCGGCATTGGCAGGTGTGGTGGCAAGCTTTGCTCTGGTGTGCGCCATGGCAATGATGGTGTTCAGCTTTCGTGTCTCGGTAGATGAATGGCTGGAGGGTGTGCTGCCTGCCTCCTTGTATGTGCGTGTACCGACCACCGGGGCAAATGCGGCGTTCAGTGCCACGGACCGTGATTCCTTGTCGGCCATTGAGGGGATTTCAAAAATACAGTTCGCCCGCAATCTGGATCTGGTTATTGACCCGGAGAGACCCTCGGTGGAGCTGGTTGCCCGAACGATCAATACGAGTAATCCGGATGCTGATTTACCGATTACCGGCACCGTATTAGCACTTGCTGATAAAGACCCGGAATGCACTCTGATCTACGTTAGTGAGCCGGCCTCAGTTTTGTATCAGTGGGGTGTAGGTGATCATGTATCGTTGCCATTGTCATCAAATTCTGTGGGTGAGACTTGTTTTCAGGTAGGGGGCATCTGGCGTGACTACGCCAGCCAGAGTGGCGCTATCGCCATCAGTCGTGAAGACTATGTGCAATTGAGCGGTGATGAGAGCGTCAGTGGCGCATCAATCTGGTTGGATGACGGGGTGAACGCCTCGCAGGTGGTGAGTGCGATCAGAACACAGCTGGGCACCTTGTCCGAGCTACAGATTCGTAGTGCCGAGGATATCCGGGCCTTGTCGTTACACATTTTTGATCGTAGCTTCGCGGTGACCTACGTGCTGGAGGCCGTCGCTCTGTTAGTGAGCTTGTTTGGCGTGGCGACTACCTACTCGGGCGAAGCTCTGTCACGCACTCGAGAGTTCGGCATGCTGCGGCATCTGGGTGTTACGCGCAGACAGATATCGGCACTGTTCGTCTATGAGTCACTTTTCTGTATCTCATTGGGTGTACTTTGGGGTGCTTTGCTGGGCGCGGCTATTTCTCAGGTATTGATCCAGCGTGTGAACCCGCAATCATTCAACTGGACCATGCAGACGCATTGGCCGCTTGATCAGTTGTCAGGTGCGGCCATGATATTGGTGGTGCTGGGTGCGTTTACCGCCACGATCGCTGCCCGAAAAGCGGCAGGGCGCGGTCCCATTGAAGCGGTTCGCACAGACTGGTAA
- a CDS encoding lipocalin-like domain-containing protein, producing MTNRMNSRRVFLRTSSKILGLAAVPGMSRWGDAASEPVAYPSVYPGAELLFPQDHGAHPDYRTEWWYLTASLDSPQGPMGLQITFFRSRTPFGRENPSRFAPEQLVLAHAALALPEKGSLLHDQQAWRQDDAVAQFSVDDTDVAIGLPSRRWSIVRTASDHYQISVRAEQFQFDITAVPPSTIETPVLQGRQGFSQKGPDELQASYYYSRPQLQIEGEYKTDAAPVPVTGTAWLDHEWSSELLDSQASGWDWVGLNFDDGSALMAFQMRAKSGEPLYTTARHVTVEAGVRKETDHKATFTALRYWESSRTDGRYPVSLRLQAGGLDLTIVALFDDQELDSRGSTGVIYWEGIVQVWQSEDVDSDGVSTGEPVASGYLELTGYAGEVVI from the coding sequence ATGACAAATCGAATGAATTCGCGCCGGGTGTTTTTGAGAACATCCTCAAAGATACTGGGACTTGCCGCCGTGCCGGGAATGAGCCGCTGGGGAGATGCTGCCAGCGAACCTGTGGCCTATCCGAGCGTGTACCCGGGGGCGGAATTGTTGTTCCCGCAAGATCACGGTGCGCATCCGGACTATCGGACCGAGTGGTGGTATCTGACCGCCTCGCTGGACAGCCCGCAAGGGCCGATGGGTTTGCAGATCACCTTCTTTCGCTCACGCACACCATTTGGCCGAGAGAACCCGAGTCGCTTTGCTCCGGAGCAACTGGTATTGGCCCATGCAGCCCTGGCACTGCCTGAGAAGGGATCACTCTTGCATGACCAGCAGGCTTGGCGTCAGGATGATGCGGTTGCACAGTTCAGTGTCGATGATACGGATGTTGCCATTGGTCTGCCCAGCCGACGCTGGAGTATTGTGCGCACAGCGTCGGATCACTACCAGATCAGCGTCCGGGCTGAACAGTTTCAGTTTGATATTACGGCAGTACCACCATCGACTATTGAGACTCCGGTGCTGCAAGGCCGGCAAGGGTTTTCGCAAAAGGGACCCGACGAGCTGCAGGCCAGTTATTACTACAGCCGACCGCAGTTGCAGATAGAAGGTGAATATAAGACCGACGCTGCGCCCGTACCTGTCACTGGAACGGCCTGGCTTGATCATGAATGGTCCAGTGAGCTATTGGATAGCCAGGCCTCTGGCTGGGACTGGGTCGGTCTGAATTTTGATGATGGCTCTGCACTGATGGCCTTTCAGATGCGGGCCAAATCCGGCGAGCCACTGTACACGACAGCCCGGCATGTGACGGTTGAGGCGGGTGTGCGAAAGGAGACTGATCACAAGGCGACGTTCACAGCGCTGCGGTATTGGGAGTCGTCACGTACGGATGGTAGATATCCGGTGTCACTGAGGTTGCAGGCAGGCGGTCTGGATTTGACCATCGTGGCCTTGTTTGACGATCAGGAGCTGGATTCGAGAGGCAGTACGGGTGTCATTTACTGGGAAGGAATAGTGCAAGTATGGCAAAGTGAGGATGTCGATTCGGATGGCGTCAGTACAGGCGAGCCCGTAGCCAGTGGGTATCTTGAATTGACAGGTTATGCGGGGGAGGTGGTGATTTAG
- a CDS encoding KTSC domain-containing protein translates to MRSITTLCSTLLLVSILLTSIGAHARTVSVKYVGLVDLQAYQCEKITQSSFIRELCFDSGQNDVFVQLNNIWYRYCDMNDTMVNTWLSAHSMGRYYNRHVKGKKTC, encoded by the coding sequence ATGCGCTCAATAACAACCTTATGTTCAACACTATTGCTTGTGAGCATTCTGTTGACTTCCATTGGTGCTCATGCAAGAACGGTATCCGTCAAGTACGTCGGGCTCGTTGATTTGCAGGCGTATCAGTGTGAAAAAATAACGCAAAGCAGTTTCATTCGAGAGCTTTGCTTTGACAGTGGTCAGAATGATGTTTTTGTTCAATTGAATAACATCTGGTACCGCTACTGCGATATGAATGACACTATGGTCAATACATGGTTATCAGCTCATTCGATGGGTCGATATTATAATCGCCATGTGAAGGGGAAAAAGACTTGCTGA
- a CDS encoding IclR family transcriptional regulator yields MTTDSEDKRYRAPALDKGLDIIELLALQPRGMTRAEIVSALGKSHSEIYRMIERLVARNYLSRSIEGDRYALTMKLFHLGALYPPMRRLVGHVQPLMDEFTSQSMQAVHLVVADMGQGLIVARSSSRAAWEFRLRIGALLGLLDTSSGQTLLAFQDEEQAAYMLRAAPETGSDIPPDIAKELAIIRKTGYRLGASRQLVGVTDISVPVQSAYGVTVAVLTCPFLPLVGTAPDEADPMKMEDTLQLLRETAKQASTI; encoded by the coding sequence GTGACAACAGACTCAGAAGACAAGCGCTATCGTGCACCAGCCCTAGACAAAGGCCTTGATATTATTGAACTTTTAGCACTCCAGCCCAGAGGCATGACACGTGCTGAGATCGTCAGTGCACTCGGCAAGAGTCACAGCGAAATTTACCGGATGATCGAACGACTCGTTGCGCGCAACTACCTCAGTCGGTCAATCGAAGGCGACCGTTATGCGCTGACCATGAAGTTGTTCCACCTGGGCGCCTTGTACCCTCCCATGCGTCGACTGGTGGGACACGTGCAACCACTAATGGATGAATTTACGAGCCAATCCATGCAGGCGGTCCATCTGGTCGTTGCCGATATGGGTCAGGGGCTCATTGTTGCTCGCTCGTCGAGCCGCGCGGCCTGGGAGTTCCGACTCAGAATCGGTGCCTTACTCGGATTGCTGGACACCAGCTCTGGTCAGACCTTGCTTGCTTTTCAGGATGAGGAACAAGCTGCATATATGCTGCGTGCTGCACCCGAAACAGGCAGTGACATTCCGCCCGATATCGCCAAAGAGCTTGCGATCATCAGGAAAACTGGTTATCGCCTCGGTGCCAGCCGGCAGCTTGTCGGTGTCACAGATATCTCGGTACCCGTACAATCAGCCTACGGAGTAACTGTTGCGGTGCTTACCTGCCCGTTTTTGCCTCTCGTCGGCACAGCACCGGATGAGGCAGACCCCATGAAAATGGAGGACACCTTGCAACTACTACGCGAAACGGCAAAGCAGGCCTCTACTATCTAA